A single region of the candidate division TA06 bacterium genome encodes:
- a CDS encoding DUF1016 family protein, translating into MARKIRTFDFRGLVSALREIDHHLAAQAGKAVNLSLTLRNWMMGLYIAEYELHGSGRARYGKNLLDELSKELRKESISNTGRRQLYNYLSFYRAYPSIVRTVPAQSHHLLPAAIDKTQKVRTVSAQLALPPGKLVGALSYSHLELLVGIENGLKRAFYEIECIRGNWSVRELKRQIGSLYYERSGLSKDKKQLAELVRTGAETAEPKLAIRDPYVFEFLGIKSKEVMAESDLEDALLDKLHDFLLVLGQGFCFEARQKRILIGRKPGYVDLVFYHRVLKCHVLIDLKVEEFSHEHLGQLNTYVSWYRKNMMSAGDSPPVGILLCTQKEHALVEYALAGMDNRLFVSKYQLELPKKAEIERFLEEQMKDIGYGG; encoded by the coding sequence ATGGCGCGGAAGATCCGCACATTCGATTTCCGCGGATTGGTTTCCGCTCTTCGCGAAATTGACCATCACTTGGCTGCCCAGGCCGGGAAAGCAGTCAATCTCAGTCTGACCTTGCGCAATTGGATGATGGGATTGTACATAGCCGAATATGAGCTACATGGTTCCGGCCGGGCTCGTTACGGCAAGAATCTGTTGGATGAGCTATCGAAGGAATTGCGAAAAGAGAGCATCAGCAATACTGGCCGCCGCCAACTCTATAACTACCTTTCCTTCTATCGAGCTTACCCTTCGATTGTGCGGACAGTGCCCGCACAATCGCATCATTTGCTTCCTGCAGCGATTGATAAAACCCAAAAAGTGCGGACAGTGTCCGCACAATTGGCCCTGCCACCGGGAAAGCTTGTCGGTGCTCTTTCATATAGCCATCTAGAGCTGTTGGTCGGCATTGAAAACGGTCTCAAGCGCGCTTTCTATGAAATCGAGTGCATCCGCGGCAACTGGTCGGTGCGGGAATTGAAGCGCCAGATCGGGAGCCTTTATTACGAACGCTCCGGACTTTCTAAGGACAAAAAGCAGCTTGCTGAACTTGTGCGCACCGGGGCGGAGACGGCCGAGCCGAAACTGGCGATCCGGGACCCGTACGTGTTCGAATTTCTCGGAATCAAATCAAAAGAAGTCATGGCCGAATCGGATCTGGAGGATGCCCTGCTCGATAAACTTCACGATTTTCTCCTTGTACTCGGACAAGGCTTCTGTTTCGAGGCGCGCCAGAAGCGGATACTCATCGGCAGGAAGCCGGGATACGTGGACTTGGTGTTCTATCACCGCGTGTTGAAGTGCCACGTGCTGATAGATTTGAAGGTTGAGGAATTCAGCCATGAGCATCTCGGACAGCTCAATACGTACGTGAGCTGGTACCGGAAGAACATGATGAGCGCTGGAGACAGCCCACCCGTCGGCATTCTCCTATGCACGCAGAAGGAACACGCGCTGGTGGAATATGCGCTGGCCGGAATGGACAACCGGCTCTTCGTCTCCAAGTACCAACTCGAGCTGCCGAAGAAAGCCGAGATAGAGCGTTTTCTCGAAGAGCAGATGAAAGACATCGGCTACGGCGGTTAG
- a CDS encoding DEAD/DEAH box helicase yields MIILHAIWTDRTLHLWAETGAPETPGKKRRKAAKPVAKAGKKTGPIHPFAADAGAIREALPSVSSDFGMFRPTAATLTLRLPTAEARPLPSTPLLGQSGPGVSDQKPHLDLAEWTVPSLVFTGLEALDALTSLPAEFPSGFLGGDSLRYWMRAGAMAMELLVRQRFVPDFVIERGAGRAVWRALPDDDALGRMSQLSASCPPVCRAATDAAPEQLLREFIDSAVDAFVRDRLSGEVKKIAKHRKTAGTIYQQWLTALTSPDPTIKQQEQYLQAFRRDFNGWTEPLRSRDDKAFHACFRLIPPEDPETSDGWNLGFHLRAREDHSLMIEAAAVWQTQSNAAIVLKRRVNNPQELLLAELGKASRLFPPLERALESACPVGDRLTTGEAHRFLIEGAPLLEQAGFGVMAPPWWRNPSGQLGIKLAVRPFEKKEGSGLFGLESIVEFDWKIALGEHLISFDEFRRLASLKVPLVQVRGQWVEVRPDDIQKALKALQNQPAGQLTLGQLLRLGAGDGRDIAGLPVTGIEAEGWIADLLDPSADVAHRPGKQPKEFVGELRPYQLNGLGWLSFLDRFGLGGCLADDMGLGKTIQLIALLLQERENVNVKEKIGPTLILAPMSVVGNWQREIAKFAPTLSCLVHHGADRQAGKKFKKAATAGDVVISTYGLARRDREHLGRVNWRRVVLDEAQNIKNPAAKQTQAVRALPAGRRLALTGTPVENRLTELWSIMNFLNAGYLGGAEDFRKNYAVPVEKFGDQKKAGRLKTLVQPFLLRRLKTDKTIIKDLPEKQEIKVFCNLTKEQATLYAAVVKDMMAKIEQAEGIERHGQVLSAMMKLKQVCNHPAHFMKDNSKAGGRSGKLERLTEMLEETLENGERALVFTQFTEMGDILRPHLQERFGREALFLHGGVGQKARDEMVARFQDPAGGPPIFILSLKAGGVGLNLTAASQVFHFDRWWNPAVEDQATDRAYRIGQTRNVQVYKYVCAGTMEERIDQMIEKKKKLAQSVIGAGESWLTELSTEELRRVFELSAEAVGE; encoded by the coding sequence ATGATTATTCTTCACGCCATTTGGACCGATCGCACGCTCCACCTGTGGGCCGAGACGGGCGCACCGGAGACGCCAGGGAAGAAACGGCGAAAGGCGGCGAAGCCGGTAGCCAAAGCCGGGAAAAAGACGGGCCCTATCCACCCCTTCGCAGCCGATGCCGGCGCCATCCGGGAGGCGCTGCCGTCCGTTTCCTCCGACTTCGGCATGTTCCGGCCGACCGCCGCAACCCTGACGCTCCGCCTGCCGACGGCCGAGGCCAGACCTTTGCCCAGCACTCCGCTGCTGGGACAATCCGGCCCAGGGGTTTCGGACCAAAAACCGCATCTGGATCTGGCAGAATGGACCGTTCCCTCTCTTGTTTTCACGGGCCTTGAGGCGCTGGACGCACTGACCTCCCTGCCGGCGGAATTTCCCTCCGGTTTTCTCGGCGGCGATTCCCTGAGATACTGGATGCGGGCCGGAGCCATGGCCATGGAACTGCTGGTGCGGCAGCGCTTTGTTCCGGATTTCGTCATCGAGCGCGGCGCCGGAAGGGCCGTGTGGCGGGCGCTGCCGGACGATGACGCCCTGGGGCGGATGTCCCAGCTGTCGGCGTCTTGTCCGCCGGTGTGCCGGGCCGCAACTGACGCGGCTCCGGAGCAGCTGTTGCGCGAATTCATTGACTCTGCGGTAGACGCCTTTGTGCGGGATCGTTTATCCGGCGAGGTCAAAAAAATCGCCAAGCACCGAAAAACCGCCGGAACGATTTACCAGCAATGGCTGACGGCCCTAACTTCCCCGGATCCGACGATCAAGCAGCAGGAACAGTATTTACAGGCGTTCCGGCGCGATTTCAACGGCTGGACCGAACCGCTGCGCAGCCGGGACGACAAGGCATTCCACGCCTGCTTCCGGCTAATCCCGCCGGAAGATCCAGAAACGTCGGACGGCTGGAATCTGGGCTTTCACCTGCGGGCCAGGGAGGACCACAGCCTGATGATCGAGGCGGCGGCAGTCTGGCAGACCCAATCCAATGCCGCCATCGTTCTCAAGCGGAGGGTGAACAATCCCCAGGAGCTGCTGCTGGCCGAGCTGGGAAAGGCCTCGCGCCTGTTTCCGCCATTGGAAAGGGCGCTGGAGTCCGCCTGCCCGGTGGGAGACCGGCTGACGACGGGCGAGGCCCACCGCTTTTTAATCGAAGGCGCGCCGTTGCTGGAACAGGCCGGTTTCGGCGTGATGGCCCCGCCCTGGTGGCGCAATCCGTCCGGGCAATTGGGGATCAAGCTGGCGGTGCGGCCGTTTGAGAAAAAGGAAGGCTCCGGCCTGTTCGGACTGGAGAGCATAGTCGAGTTCGATTGGAAAATCGCTTTGGGCGAGCATTTGATTTCGTTCGACGAATTCCGGCGGCTGGCGTCGTTGAAGGTGCCTCTGGTGCAGGTGCGCGGCCAATGGGTGGAAGTGCGTCCGGATGACATTCAGAAAGCTTTGAAGGCGCTGCAGAACCAGCCGGCCGGCCAGTTGACCCTGGGACAGCTGCTGCGCCTGGGCGCCGGGGACGGCCGGGACATCGCCGGCCTTCCGGTCACCGGCATCGAGGCCGAGGGATGGATCGCCGACCTGCTTGATCCGTCGGCGGATGTGGCTCACCGGCCGGGCAAACAGCCCAAAGAATTTGTCGGCGAACTGCGGCCCTATCAGTTGAACGGACTGGGGTGGCTGTCGTTTCTGGACCGGTTCGGCTTGGGCGGGTGCCTGGCCGACGACATGGGTCTGGGAAAAACCATACAGTTGATCGCCCTGCTGCTGCAAGAGCGTGAAAATGTTAATGTTAAGGAAAAAATCGGGCCGACCTTGATTTTGGCACCGATGTCGGTAGTGGGCAACTGGCAGCGGGAAATCGCGAAATTCGCGCCAACACTCTCCTGCTTGGTGCATCACGGCGCGGACCGCCAGGCCGGAAAAAAATTCAAAAAGGCGGCGACGGCTGGCGACGTCGTCATCAGCACCTATGGCCTGGCCCGCCGCGACCGCGAGCATTTGGGCCGGGTCAACTGGCGCCGGGTGGTGCTGGATGAGGCGCAGAATATCAAAAATCCGGCCGCCAAGCAAACCCAGGCGGTGCGGGCCCTGCCGGCAGGCCGCCGCCTGGCATTAACCGGAACGCCGGTGGAAAACCGGTTGACCGAGCTCTGGTCGATCATGAATTTTCTCAATGCCGGATATCTGGGCGGAGCCGAAGATTTTCGCAAAAACTACGCCGTGCCGGTTGAGAAGTTCGGGGACCAGAAGAAGGCCGGGCGGCTGAAAACCCTGGTGCAGCCCTTTTTGCTGCGGCGCCTGAAGACCGACAAGACCATCATCAAGGACCTGCCGGAGAAGCAGGAGATCAAGGTGTTCTGCAATCTCACCAAGGAGCAGGCCACGCTCTATGCCGCCGTGGTCAAGGACATGATGGCCAAGATCGAGCAGGCCGAGGGCATCGAGCGCCACGGACAGGTGCTGTCGGCGATGATGAAGCTGAAGCAGGTTTGCAATCATCCGGCCCACTTCATGAAGGACAACAGCAAGGCCGGCGGCCGCTCCGGTAAATTGGAGCGTCTGACCGAGATGCTGGAGGAAACCCTGGAAAACGGGGAACGGGCCCTGGTGTTCACCCAGTTCACCGAGATGGGCGACATCCTGCGTCCCCATTTACAGGAAAGGTTCGGCCGCGAGGCGCTGTTTCTGCACGGCGGCGTCGGTCAAAAGGCGCGGGACGAAATGGTGGCGCGGTTTCAGGATCCCGCCGGCGGGCCGCCGATATTCATCCTGTCGCTGAAGGCCGGCGGCGTCGGCCTTAATTTGACCGCGGCTTCGCAGGTGTTCCACTTCGACCGCTGGTGGAACCCGGCCGTCGAGGACCAGGCCACCGACCGGGCCTACCGCATCGGCCAGACCAGAAACGTCCAGGTGTACAAGTACGTCTGCGCCGGCACCATGGAGGAGCGGATCGACCAGATGATCGAAAAAAAGAAGAAGCTGGCCCAGAGCGTGATCGGAGCCGGCGAATCGTGGCTGACCGAGCTATCCACCGAGGAGCTGCGCCGGGTGTTCGAGCTTTCGGCCGAAGCGGTGGGGGAGTGA
- a CDS encoding SWIM zinc finger family protein: MSYWRDSYYYKPTRRRPADGIKVGFKKGAVGDTWWSKRWIGVLESFNMGARLARGRSYARSGQVIKAGIEPGAAKALVQGSARQPYIVVIRLKPLSDRQWNKAIEAMSSKAVFAAKLLAGEMPQNIEESFAVAKCPLFPQSPKDLATECDCPDWANPCKHLAAVYYVLGEMFDRDPFVLFALRGRDKGRIIEELRKRRTAAAEGLAPRPNTDAATPDEPLKSLEKCLENFWKADAKISGIGFNMKPPEAPAAVIRMLGPAQFAVGSQNMTDLIVGWYDEVATAAKRRALGEGGPKKRR; encoded by the coding sequence ATGTCATATTGGAGAGATTCTTATTACTATAAACCGACGCGGCGGCGGCCGGCTGACGGCATCAAGGTCGGCTTCAAAAAGGGCGCGGTAGGCGACACTTGGTGGTCCAAACGTTGGATTGGAGTGCTGGAGTCGTTTAACATGGGTGCCCGCCTGGCCCGGGGCCGCTCCTACGCCCGCAGCGGACAGGTGATCAAGGCCGGGATCGAGCCGGGCGCCGCCAAAGCCCTGGTTCAGGGATCGGCCCGGCAGCCTTACATCGTAGTGATAAGACTGAAGCCTCTGTCCGACCGGCAGTGGAACAAGGCGATCGAGGCCATGTCCTCAAAAGCCGTGTTTGCCGCCAAACTGCTGGCCGGAGAAATGCCGCAGAACATCGAGGAATCGTTCGCCGTTGCCAAGTGCCCGCTTTTTCCGCAATCGCCGAAAGACCTGGCCACGGAATGCGACTGCCCGGACTGGGCCAATCCCTGCAAGCATCTGGCCGCGGTCTACTATGTGCTGGGCGAGATGTTTGATCGCGATCCTTTCGTGTTGTTTGCCCTGCGGGGGCGGGACAAGGGTCGGATCATCGAGGAACTGCGAAAACGGCGGACGGCAGCAGCCGAGGGCCTGGCGCCCCGGCCAAACACGGACGCCGCAACGCCGGACGAACCGTTGAAGTCATTGGAGAAATGCCTGGAAAATTTCTGGAAGGCGGATGCGAAGATATCCGGGATCGGTTTCAATATGAAACCACCCGAGGCCCCGGCAGCCGTTATCCGGATGCTGGGCCCGGCTCAGTTCGCCGTTGGCTCTCAAAATATGACGGATTTGATAGTCGGCTGGTACGACGAGGTCGCTACGGCAGCGAAACGTCGGGCGTTGGGCGAAGGCGGTCCAAAGAAACGCCGGTGA
- a CDS encoding DUF2293 domain-containing protein, with amino-acid sequence MKVFISSRESTCDECKENLGSKAWIFLARDKGVLCLACADLDHLEFLPSGDAALTLRSRKYSKLSAVVLKWSRARKRYERQGILIEEQALAEAEEECLKDADVRKRRKLREAERREETDKEYIQRFATRIRELFPGCPAGREEEIAGHACLKYSGRVGRCAAAKDLSPEAVELAVRAHVRHALTNYDELLSLCGDRHEARSMVADKVAGIMERWKDALIT; translated from the coding sequence CTGAAAGTCTTCATCTCCTCGCGGGAATCGACCTGCGATGAATGCAAGGAGAACCTGGGTTCCAAAGCCTGGATTTTCCTGGCCCGCGACAAAGGGGTGCTGTGCTTAGCCTGCGCCGATTTGGATCATCTGGAGTTCCTGCCCTCGGGCGACGCCGCGCTCACCCTCCGCTCCCGGAAATATTCCAAATTGTCGGCCGTGGTGCTCAAATGGAGCCGGGCCCGGAAACGGTACGAGCGGCAGGGAATATTGATCGAAGAACAGGCTCTGGCCGAGGCCGAAGAGGAATGCCTGAAGGATGCCGACGTCCGCAAACGGCGGAAACTGCGGGAAGCGGAGCGTCGTGAGGAAACCGACAAGGAATACATTCAGCGTTTTGCGACGCGGATCAGGGAATTATTTCCCGGTTGCCCGGCCGGTCGGGAAGAAGAAATCGCCGGTCATGCCTGCCTAAAATACAGCGGCCGGGTCGGCCGCTGCGCGGCGGCCAAAGATTTAAGCCCGGAAGCTGTCGAGCTGGCGGTGCGCGCCCATGTGCGCCATGCGCTGACGAATTACGATGAACTGCTTTCGCTCTGCGGGGACAGACATGAGGCGCGGTCAATGGTCGCGGATAAGGTTGCAGGGATAATGGAACGGTGGAAGGATGCTCTAATCACTTAA